ATCGATGATGATACCTGGAGTGAGGTCCGCCATTTTCAGGAAAGCGATGGCGACAGCCTTCACTTTATGGCCGACACGGATGCCTTGGACATTACCTCCATCCTCTTTGGTGACGGTCAATTCGGAGCGGTTCCCGCTGCCGGGAAAACCATTTCCGTGAGTTGGCTCGAAAGCCTCGGAGCCAAGGGAAACATCGGACCGGGCCGTATTACACAGCTTCTTTCAGCCGTCTATCACGATGGTGCTCAAATCCCGCTGACCATCTCCAACCCGGTGGCGGCTACAGGCGGCTCATCCCGCGAGACCATTCAGCATGCCCGTAATCAGGCTCCGGCCGAACTGCGCAGTCTCTGGAAGGCGGTAACGCTTCAGGACTACAAGGCGCTTGCCGAGGGTTATCCCGGTGTCTCCAAGGCCAAGGTGCTCGATACCAACGACTGCCAGAACATCCGTTATTACAACGTCCATCTGGCCATCGCGCCCAACGGTGGCGGCATGCCATCCGGGCTTCTCAAGCGTGATCTGGCTGAATATCTGGAACGCCGCAAGGTGATCACCGTCGAGGTGAATCTGTTCGATCCGGTGTACCGATCCATTCATATCGATTGTGAAGTCTATGCATGGCCGGGTGAAGCGCTCGAAAATGTGCGCAGTCGAATCGAATCGGCACTGGCGGATTTCTTTGCTTTCGATCAGGTGAGCTTTGGGCAGACCATCCATTCATCCGATCTCATTGCCCTGATCGATGGTGTTCGGGGAGTCAGTCACATTCATCTCTATACGCCCCAACTGAACGTGGACCTCGGGCGCGGTGAAATACCGGTTCTCGGCTCGGTCAATCTCGACATGCGGAGGGCTGAATAGTGGCGGACTGGTTCCACAACAATCTTACCGATCTGCTGCCGCCGCTGTATGAGCACAAGGATGAAAGCGGCGACCTTCGCTCTCTGCTTTCACTCCCGGCAGGCACACTCGATGAGATCAAGGAGGCCATCGACAGGTTCCCCGACATTTTTGATGTGGAGCGCTGTGACGAGCGGTTTCTGCCCTTGCTCGCATATCTGGTGGGTCACCGCTATGACGGCACGGACACGCCGGAAAACCAGCGTCGTCTGATTCGTGAAGCGGTCGAAATATACCGCCGCAAAGGAACCATCCCTGCCATCGGGCGCAGTCTTACATCGATTGGCTGGGAAGGCCAGATTGAAGAAACCTTCCGCAGCGCCCTCCGTTTGAACTCCCGCTCCCGTTTGAGCTCGGCAAAACTCCCCGGCAATGTGTTCAGCCTCGGAGTGTATCGGGTTCACAGTCTCAACCTGGCTGAAGGTGTACGGGATGCATTGTCTTTCCATCACCCGGCTGGTACCCGGGCGTTTTTCCTGCAGTGGCTCGCTACCTTTTTAGAGATCGGGTCTGATCTGGAATTTCAGAATGCCGCCCATGTCCGCAGTGTGGTTCTGGCATTTCTCGATGAAACTTTCGTGCTGGGAAGAAGCCGTCTTGGCTCCTGCCGCCATCTGACCAACAAGCAGCGGATATACGATTACCTGCAGCTGACCAGCACCGTGGAGATGGTTCCTGAAATCGACCGGGCCGCCAACAAGGTCTCCCGTTTTCATGGCCGTCAAAACAGGATGCGCCTCAATCACAGGCCGCTCAACGAAAGACGGCTGGTGAACACCTCCATCCGCGAGGACAGGCTGTCCTTCTGTAATCCGATTTATACCGGCCGGGACTATCTCACCGATATTGTCGAATCCGGTTTCAACCTCTCGGCCGACCATATCAATCGCCGCAAACTGTCCTTTGCCGATGCGGAAACCCTTTACTGCTTCCGGCAGAAAGACCTCTTTTCAATTCTGCAGGCAGAGGCTTCGGAAGCCCTGCAGAACAGACAGACCTTCGGCTTAAACATCGAAGCGAGAAATCGGCAATGTTTCCAGCTGGGCCGCTCACCGCTCAACGGGGATGTGGTCATCAATGCCATTCAGGGTGGACACAGCAGTGCGCTGCTGGTTGCCACCGCCGGATGCAAAGCCCGGGTCACCGAAGCATCAGACCTCATCAACCGCTGGCGTCGGAGAGGGCCTGTATTCAAGCTCAACGCGAATGTCCTCAACAACCGGACTTTGACTAATGCGAACCTCACCGGAGAACGGGCATCGCTTGAAGTCTATGTGGATACAGGTTCTCTCCAACGCCCACGGATTGTGCCTTTGAGCCTCAACCAACGCGCCCTCAACACGACCTCTTTACGCCTCTCCGTGGATCGGACCCGACCGCTCCGCATCGGACGGATGAAACTCAATCAGGCGGGTTTCCGGTTCACCGAGCCGTCCTACCGATGGCTGTTCCGTCAGCAGGATTTCAGCGAGGCGCAGGAAGCCGCTACAGAGAGCGCCGTGAACAAATATCAAGTAACCCAATGGCCTGTTTAAGGAGAGATTATGGCAATTCACTTATACCTCGATGAACAGTTGACCCAGCAGATTTCGGAAGGCGACTTCAGCAATCCGGATGCGGACAACTACAACGGCACGGATGGAGAAATCAAAGACCGGAAGATTTTCGTGGCCAATGAACAGACCACGCTCGCCGCACCGATCGATGACATCCAGACCGACATAGAACTGACTGAACCCCGCTTTGCCGATGCGGAATACATCGTGATCGGCACCGAGCAGATGCAGATCCTTTCCGGCGGCGGAACTGCAAATCTGACCGTAAGACGCGCCGTGGCCAACACCGTGGCAGCATCTTACGCGGCCGATGAGCCGGTCTATTCCGGATACGACTATACAGGGCTGGTGGTGGACCCGATCGACGAGTTCGAAACCGATGAATCGGTCTGGTACAAGCTCGCGCTCACGCAGGCCGAACTCGATACCGCCACTCAAAGCGCTCCGCTCAACCTCGGAGCCAAGGCCCACAATCAGACCATCTCTTTCTGGCGTCGCTGCACGGTGCTTTCGGGCACACCCGTTCAGAACAAGATCGACATCAAGCTGCGCCTCACCGGAACAGAGAACCCCGTTTTATAAGGAGTGAATCATGGCTTATCAAAGTATTCAGGGAACCGCCAGCGGCCGATTGGACCTGCTGAACAAGATTAAAGATTTTCTGGTCACCACCGTTGGCTGGACACTGCATGACGACCAGTCCGCCGATGCCCGGCCATACTATGTATTCAAATCAACCGGGGAATCCGGTGCGGAAGATATCTATCTGCGTTTCCAGATCGGACAGAGCTCCGGCCGCCTTGAAGTGGCCGCCTTCCAATACTGGGACAACACCACCCAGACCGGTGCAGGCGAAGCGTTCTACAGTTCGTACACCTATCTTCGGGCTGAGGACACCGCCGATTTTATTTACTGGCTGTATGCCGACCTCGACCATGTATTCATCGTCAGCAAGATTGTCTCGACCTACTACGGCCATTACAGCGGTTCCATCAAACGGTTCTGGTCTTCGGCGGTTGCCATCACTCAAGCAGCGATTGTCAACGGCAGTGCCGTGGTGGCGCAGGTCAACGATGCATCGATCTTCACACCCGATCAGCATTACATCATCAAAGACGACGCCAATATCGAGCGGGTCAAAATTACCGCCATCGATTCGGTTGCCACGCCCAATACCGTGACCATCGAAACGCTCGTCAGCGATTATGCGGCCGGAGCCAAAATCGGCGAGGACCCGCAGCCGGTCATCACCGGTTACTACAACATGCCAAGCACCTTTTACGCCGTGAACAAGTTCGACGGCTGGACTTCTGCCAGTGGACAGCGCGGCCGTTGCGGTGCTGCCCATGGCAACCTGCAAAGCGATACCGACCCGGAACGCCGCTACGACACCACCATTCTTTTCCCATGGCTGGTCAGCATGAATGGCGCTGACAGCTATCAGGAGCTGCGCGGGGAACTCATCGAAATCTATGCCACCGGCGGAGCCAACGTGGCCTCCGAGGATACCGTCGAAATCGGCTCGGATTCCTATCGGGTATTCAACCTCTCCGGCGGCGGCTGGTGTGCGATTAAGGAGTAAGGCTCATGGCTGTTGTTAAAGGACAAATCAAAACCACAACCCAAGTGAAAGGTCGGCGTGTTCCGCAACCGCTGGCCAATCTCAACAAGGGAATGGCTTTCAAAATGACCGGGAGGATTCGCCGTGGCCGTGCATAAGGGAGCCATCATTCGACCTGCCGTTATCCGGGGCATTCGCAGACCCGAATTTCAGGTCAATCTGCCGCCTGTGCAGGGAGCCTATTTCGACCTGTTCGGACCCCGGGATCAAAGACGCACCGTTGTGATTCACGCGGATGCCTCTGTCAGGGCATCAAACCAGCGCTCAACGGTGGCCGACAGTCAGGCCATTGTGGCAGGCCGTATCGAGCGGGATTCCGACACCTGGCTAATCATCCCGCAGACATTTGAACAGCTGGCTTTTGCCGCCGTTCGGGTGACGCATCCCCGACAGGCAATGCTGGATACAGCGCTCACGATCAGCGGTTCCCGGGCATTGATTGCCGATACCGCCCAGCATCTGGAGCAGCAGTTTGGCCGTTCCGCCGATGCGGGGCTGACCATTTTCAATGTGATTATCAACGAAGAACACGAGATTCAAACATAAGGAGAAGACCATGGCATTGGGACTCATAGTCAAATCAGGCCGTGTATTGACGGCAAAGCTCCTGATGGGACAGGCAGTGGAAGGCATAACCCACTGCGCCATCGGGGATGGAGATGAAACATTCACCGAACCGCAGAATCCCCCTGCGCCGGATATCGAGCAGACGGCCCTCAAAAACGAGCGGGCCAGAAAGCGGTTCTACAAACGGACCTTCCTCAAGGAGGACGCCGAAGGTGCGCTGGTGGTCAACGGAGTCCGCTATCTGGAAACCGGAGAAGAGACCAACACCATCGGCATCTTCTTTCGTTTTGATGAGGCCGAGGCCAACGGCATCACCATCAGGGAATACGGCTTTTTCGGCGGTGACGTCGAATATGTGGCCAGCGTGAGTGGTGATCTGGCCATGGGCGGCGTGTTTCATCAGGACACCAACCCCGTCGGAGAGGTGCTGCGCCCGGGCTACCTGTACGAAGTGAAGAACATTCCAGATTTCAACAAGATTTCCGATACCCGCGTGGAGCTGGTCGGGATCATCAAAATATAACCGGAGGTAAAAGAGATGAGTATTTCAAGAGATACATTCGATCCCGCCAAGAACTACAAACGCATCCGCTATCATCAGGACCGGGATCTGCTTGATTCGGAGCTGAACGAACAGCAGGAACTGATCAACCTCGAGCGCCGCAAGATTGCCGATATCCTTTTCAAGGAGGGATCGATTCTGAGCGGCCTCGATGTCACGGTACAGGATAACGTGCTCACGTTGACGTCGGGCATGGTCTATATCGACGGCCATGTGGAAGCGGTTGCCGGAGTCACCTTGACCTATGACCCCGCCACCACCAGCGGGGCGGACTATGTCTATTCCGAGCTGCTCAAATACAATTACGGCTACACGCAAGACCCGTCGCTGATCAACCCGGCCACGGGCGAGCCAACCGCCGAGCGCGAGAAATGGGTGCTGGCCCTGAAGACCACCGACACCACCGGCCTGACGCTTCCCAATAACGTGACCGAGCGCAAGGTGGTGCCCATTTACAAATTCGACCGGGAGACCGGCGATGTCACGGCGACGGTGCAGGAAAAATCCAATCTGTATCTGCGCGACCTGCTGGGCACGCTT
The window above is part of the Syntrophotaleaceae bacterium genome. Proteins encoded here:
- a CDS encoding baseplate J/gp47 family protein; its protein translation is IDDDTWSEVRHFQESDGDSLHFMADTDALDITSILFGDGQFGAVPAAGKTISVSWLESLGAKGNIGPGRITQLLSAVYHDGAQIPLTISNPVAATGGSSRETIQHARNQAPAELRSLWKAVTLQDYKALAEGYPGVSKAKVLDTNDCQNIRYYNVHLAIAPNGGGMPSGLLKRDLAEYLERRKVITVEVNLFDPVYRSIHIDCEVYAWPGEALENVRSRIESALADFFAFDQVSFGQTIHSSDLIALIDGVRGVSHIHLYTPQLNVDLGRGEIPVLGSVNLDMRRAE
- a CDS encoding phage tail protein, whose translation is MADWFHNNLTDLLPPLYEHKDESGDLRSLLSLPAGTLDEIKEAIDRFPDIFDVERCDERFLPLLAYLVGHRYDGTDTPENQRRLIREAVEIYRRKGTIPAIGRSLTSIGWEGQIEETFRSALRLNSRSRLSSAKLPGNVFSLGVYRVHSLNLAEGVRDALSFHHPAGTRAFFLQWLATFLEIGSDLEFQNAAHVRSVVLAFLDETFVLGRSRLGSCRHLTNKQRIYDYLQLTSTVEMVPEIDRAANKVSRFHGRQNRMRLNHRPLNERRLVNTSIREDRLSFCNPIYTGRDYLTDIVESGFNLSADHINRRKLSFADAETLYCFRQKDLFSILQAEASEALQNRQTFGLNIEARNRQCFQLGRSPLNGDVVINAIQGGHSSALLVATAGCKARVTEASDLINRWRRRGPVFKLNANVLNNRTLTNANLTGERASLEVYVDTGSLQRPRIVPLSLNQRALNTTSLRLSVDRTRPLRIGRMKLNQAGFRFTEPSYRWLFRQQDFSEAQEAATESAVNKYQVTQWPV